The following proteins come from a genomic window of Metarhizium brunneum chromosome 2, complete sequence:
- the asaE_3 gene encoding MFS transporter asaE, whose translation MPFANPEKAVDGTTSSTESLGSTTLCLSSCPSDHQLGEKQPQPTAARASQSILKHGVPSADPEATATEAGNDADYPDGGLRAWLVVFGGWCASFCTFGLLNCSGVFVEYYASGPLAHHDASAIGWITAVQAFLMISASTVFGRVFDNYGPKWLLGPGAAFLLFGLVMMSCCKEYHQFFLAQSVAAGLGSSAVFSASMPCVASWFLRRRSAAYGIMAAGGSVGGVVLPITIDRLIRGFGFPWMMRTLACIFLPLLTVACCTVRPRLPPRLRPFKLTDCFGALGDIRLAATTAAFFFFMVGMWLPFNFALLQARAAGVPAALIPYLLPILNAASIFGRIIPGIAADKLGRFNVMIFIGFLSALSCLAVWIPVRNAAGIVVFLAVFGFSSGGFISLSATLIAQISDISQIGTNVGTAFAVMSLGALVGSPVGGALVATDDGNYLGLQLFCGLSLLASTCTFVVVRFLLVGSKLSAV comes from the exons ATGCCGTTTGCAAACCCCGAGAAGGCGGTTGACGGAACCACGTCCTCCACCGAGTCGCTGGGCTCAACGACTCTCTGCCTCAGCTCGTGCCCGTCCGACCATCAGCTTGGCGAGAAGCAACCCCAGCCGACTGCGGCACGAGCGTCCCAGAGCATACTGAAACACGGCGTCCCGAGCGCCGACCCGGAGGCAACGGCTACAGAAGCCGGCAACGACGCCGACTACCCCGACGGCGGCCTTCGCGCATGGCTCGTCGTGTTCGGCGGCTGGTGCGCCTCCTTTTGCACCTTTGGGCTGCTCAACTGCTCCGGCGTGTTTGTCGAATACTACGCCTCTGGTCCTCTGGCGCACCACGACGCCTCCGCCATCGGCTGGATCACGGCCGTCCAGGCATTCCTCATGATATCTGCCAGCACGGTT TTCGGGCGAGTCTTTGACAACTACGGGCCGAAGTGGCTCCTGGGGCCCGGCGCggccttcctcctcttcgggctggtgatgatgtcctGCTGCAAAGAGTACCACCAGTTCTTCCTTGCGCAGTCCGTCGCCGCGGGGCTCGGCTCCAGCGCCGTCTTCAGCGCGTCCATGCCGTGCGTGGCGTCGTGGTTTTTGAGACGCCGCTCCGCCGCGtacggcatcatggccgccgggGGCTCCGTGGGCGGCGTCGTGCTGCCCATCACGATAGACCGCCTCATCCGGGGCTTCGGCTTCCCCTGGATGATGCGCACGCTGGCGTGTATATTCCTTCCCCTGTTGACCGTCGCCTGCTGCACCGTcaggccgaggctgccgccgcgcctGCGCCCGTTCAAGCTCACGGATTGCTTCGGCGCCCTGGGGGATATCCGCCTGGCCGCCACGacggccgccttcttcttcttcatggtTGGCATGTGGCTGCCATTTAATTTTGCTCTGTTGCAGGCCCGGGCCGCCGGGGTCCCAGCGGCTCTGATTCCGTATCTGCTGCCGATTCTCAATGCTGCAAG CATCTTTGGCCGCATCATTCCGGGGATTGCAGCCGATAAACTGGGCCGCTTCAACGTCATGATCTTTATCGGCTTCCTCTCTGCTCTCTCCTGCCTGGCCGTCTGGATACCCGTTAGAAACGCggccggcatcgtcgtcttcttggctGTATTCGGCTTCTCCTCAGGCGGATTCATCTCCCTGTCTGCCACCCTCATTGCTCAGATCTCCGACATTAGCCAAATCGGCACAAATGTCGGCACGGCCTTCGCAGTCATGTCCCTTGGCGCCCTGGTGGGAAGTCctgtcggcggcgccctcGTTGCCACAGACGACGGCAACTACCTGGGCCTGCAGCTCTTTTGTGGCCTTTCTCTTTTGGCCTCGACGTGTACCTTTGTCGTGGTAAGGTTTCTACTGGTTGGCTCCAAATTATCCGCCGTGTAA